The Candidatus Schekmanbacteria bacterium genome segment TCTCTTTTGCCTTTTTAAAGAGTTATAGACAATTTAAGATATTTTGAAAGGCATTACAAGAAGATGATAAAAACCCAATTTTTTAAAATCCCTGCAATAGTTAAGACCTATTTCAATTTTAGTTTCATCTTTTCCTGTCAAAAAAGTTCCGATAAGCTTGTCCCATAATGAAAAAATTACACCGTAATTTGAATTATACTCCTCTTTTTTAAT includes the following:
- a CDS encoding sterol desaturase family protein produces the protein MVIKCFAISLFTYFTFEILVNLSIQFHHSSLKVHTLLDKLWMILFVPPSMHRIHHSIKKEEYNSNYGVIFSLWDKLIGTFLTGKDETKIEIGLNYCRDFKKLGFYHLLVMPFKIS